A window of Macrotis lagotis isolate mMagLag1 chromosome X, bilby.v1.9.chrom.fasta, whole genome shotgun sequence contains these coding sequences:
- the SNRNP35 gene encoding U11/U12 small nuclear ribonucleoprotein 35 kDa protein, translating into MNEWMPIAKEYDPLKAGSIDGTDEEPHDRAIWRAMLARYVPNKGVSGDPHLTLFVGRLNLQTTEEKLKDVFSRYGDIRKLRLVRDVVTGFSKRYAFIEYREERSLLKAYRDANGLVIDQHEIFVDYELERILKGWIPRRLGGGFGGKKESGQLRFGGRDRPFRKPINLPVFKNDFYGEGQRERREWSRDRTWDWRARDRDYDRGREKRRQERETSRAWEENERERERDLRDERSRGRERRDRERRERSKERDSKKQRDDDKHK; encoded by the coding sequence ATGAATGAGTGGATGCCCATTGCCAAAGAGTATGATCCTCTCAAGGCTGGGAGCATCGATGGTACTGATGAAGAGCCTCATGACCGGGCCATCTGGAGGGCGATGCTGGCGCGCTATGTGCCCAACAAAGGGGTGTCTGGAGACCCCCACCTCACCCTCTTTGTGGGCAGGCTGAACCTGCAGACGACAGAAGAAAAGTTGAAAGATGTCTTCAGCAGATACGGTGACATTAGGAAGCTACGGCTGGTTCGGGATGTGGTCACAGGCTTTTCCAAGCGCTATGCATTTATTGAGTATAGAGAAGAACGGTCTCTGTTAAAAGCGTACAGAGATGCCAACGGACTGGTTATTGATCAGCACGAGATCTTTGTTGACTATGAGCTGGAAAGAATCCTTAAAGGGTGGATCCCTCGGAGACTTGGAGGAGGGTTTGGTGGGAAAAAAGAATCTGGACAACTGAGATTTGGTGGACGGGACCGGCCTTTTAGAAAACCTATTAACTTGCCAGTTTTCAAAAATGACTTCTATGGAGAGGGccagagggaaaggagggagtggTCCCGTGACAGAACCTGGGACTGGAGGGCCAGAGATCGGGACTATGACAGGGGTCGAGAGAAGAGGCGGCAAGAAAGAGAGACCAGCAGGGCCTGGGAGGAGAACGAGAGGGAAAGAGAGCGGGACTTGAGAGATGAGAGGAGCAGGGGCCGCGAGAGAAGAGACCGAGAGAGAAGAGAGCGAAGCAAGGAAAGAGACTCAAAAAAGCAGAGAGATGACGATAAACACAAGTAG